The Streptomyces sp. NBC_00459 DNA segment AACGACAGCCCGTGGAGCACCAGTTCGTTCGGCGGATTCGTCGCTGTCCCCGGAGGTGCCGTGTTGAGCAGGCCCGCCGCGCGCAGCCGCCAGATCGAGTTCATCGGGGACTCCCTCACCGTCGGCTACGGCAACCTCTCGTCCTCCCGTGACTGCAACGAAGACCAGCTCAGGCGGAGCACCGACGCCGATGTGAGCTACGGAGCGCTCACCGCGCGGCGGCTGGGAGCCGATTACCAGATCAACGCCTACTCGGGCCTCGGTATGGTGCGCAACTACAACGGCGGCTCGCCGGATGTCACTTACCGCACCTTCTACGACCGCGCCCTGCTGAACGTGCCCGGTGACGTCTGGCGGAACCCCGGCACATGGCGCCCCGGGCTCGTGGTGGTACACCTCGGCACCAACGACTTCTCGACTCCCGTCAACGCGGGCGAGCCGTGGACCCCCGACAGTCTGGTGGCCGCCTACCGCAACGCCTACAGCGCCTTCCTCCAGAAGCTGCGGACGCGCTACGGGCCCGGTACCACCATCGTGGCGGTCGGCGCCGGCCAGTTCGCAGGGCACGTCCAACAGGTGGTCCGAGAAGGCACCGACGCTGGTGACAGCCGACTCCGCTACTGGTTCCTCGACGACACCGGCCTGGACTTCCTCGGCTGCCATTGGCACTACTCGGCCCACGACGACCGACTCGTCGCCGATCGGCTCACGGCGTTCGTCAACGGCCTGCCGATACGCTGGTGAGGGTACGGACCACCCAGAACCGCTCAGCCTGTCATTCACCCTCTGGGGCTGTTGCGCTCCACGACCCACTACGACGTCGGGCGCGGGTGGATGCGGTCCCAGGCCATGGCCCGGGCAGTGCCCCGTACCTGTCGGTGACCTGCACCGTCGCCGCGTTCGGCGCACCCCAGATCTCGGGCTCGGCGAAGCCGAACTCCCCGCCGTGCTTGGGCGGGTGGCCGACGTGGGGGTGGGCGCGGACCCGTATGCCGTCCAAGAGAACTGGACGGCGTTCACTCGGGATGCGTGGCTGCAGAGTTCCTCTCCGTACGACTCCTGCGGCTGATGCCGGAAGTCATTTCGGGCCGAGCCGCTGCGCTCAGCCGACGTCGGCCGGTGTGTTCAGCACTCGGTCGTGGCCGGCTTCGCGGACCGGTCCGGTCAGGTGGACGGTGCCGGTGAGGCGGATGTCGGTGCTGGAGGCTCCGATCATGACGGTGATCTCGCCGGGTTCGACGATGCGCTTCAGGTCGGGGCCGGTGTAGGCGAGGCGGTCGGTGTGCAGGCGGAAGGTGACCCTGCGCTGTTCGCCGGGGGCCAGCCGGACGCGCGCGTAGCCGGTCAACTGGGTCACAGGGCGAGGGAGTTGGGCGATGGGGTCGGCGCTGTAGAGCTGGACCACCTCGGAGCCGGGGATCTCGCCCGTGTTGCGGAGCACGCAGCTGATCTCGACCTCGCCGTCCGTGCGGATCTCATGGGCGCTCACCTCGAACCCGTCGTAGGCGAACGTCGTGTACGACAGCCCGTGTCCGAAGGGGTAGGCCGGGGAGGGGTCGAGGTTGCTGACGCCCTCGGTGTTGCCGCCCAGCGGGGCGTGGAGGTAGGTGCCGGGCTGCCCACCCGGCGTGCGCGGGATCTGGACGGGCAGTTTGCCCGAAGGGGTGGTCCGCCCGGAGAGCACGCCGGCCAGGGCGGGGCCGCCCTCCTCGCCGGGGAAGAAGGCCTGGACGACGGCGGCCGCACGGTCGGCGTAGGTCCCGAGCGCGTACGGGCGGCCGGAGACGACGAGGAGTACGACCGGGGTGCCGGTGGCGAGCAGTGCCTCGACCAGTTCACCCTGGACACCCGGCAGCGAGAGGTCTTCGGCGTCGCAGCCCTCGCCCGAGGTGCCGAGGCCGAAGAGGCCGGCACGGTCACCGACGACGGCGACGCACACCTCCGCCTGCCGGGCAGCATCCACCGCCGCGTCGAAGCCGTCACGGTCGCTGTCCTTGACGGGACAGCCCTGTTCGTAGGTGATCAGGGCCCCGGGCAGCTCCATGGCCAGGGCGTCGAGGAGGGAGAGCGCCTCGATGCCGTTGTCGTGACCCGGGTGGTGGGGGAGGACGTGGTTGGGGAAGGAGTAGCAGCCGAAGAAGGCGTTGGCGTCGTTGGCGCAGGGGCCGACCAGGGCGATGGACGCCGTGTCCGCGGCGAGAGGGAGGAGGCCCTCACGGTTGTCGAGCAGGATGATGCTCTGCTCGGCGAGTTCGCGGGCCAGGGCGCGGTGCGCGGGCGGGTCCAGGTCGATCGGTCCCTCGACGTCGACCTCCGGTGTGAAGCCCGCGTCGAGCAGCCCGAGTTCGGCCTTCTGGCGCAGGACACGGCGTACGGCCCGGTCGACGAGGTCCTCGGAGACGGTTCCCGCGCGGACGAGTTCGGCGAGTGGTTCGCCGTAGCAGAGGGTGTCGGGCAGTTCGACGTCGATGCCGGCCGTCAGAGCGCGGGCGCCGGCCTCGCCGTAGTCGGCGGCTATGCGGTGCATGGTGCGCAGGAATGCGACGGACCAGTAGTCGGAGACGACCGTGCCCTCGAAGCCCCAGTCTTCGCGCAGGAGCCGGGTCAGAAGCCCGGCGTCCGCACCGGCGGGCACGCCGTCGACATCGGCGTAGGAGTTCATCACCGAGCGGGCGCCGCCCTCGCGTATCGCCGTCTCGAACGGCGGCAGGATCACGTCGGCGAACTCGCGGGGCCCCATGGAGACGGGGGCGTGGTTGCGGGCGGCCCTGGAGGCGGAGTATCCGGCGAAGTGCTTGAGTGTGGCGACGATCCCCGCCGTCTCCAGACCTCGTACATAGGCGGCGCCGCTCGTGGCGACCAGGTACGGGTCCTCGCCGAGGGTCTCCTCGACCCGGCCCCAGCGGTAGTCGCGTACGACGTCCAGAACGGGGGAGAGGCCCTGGTGGACGCCGACTCGGCGCATGCTCGTGCCGATGGCGTGGGCCATGCGCTCGACGAGGGCGGGGTTGAAGGCGGCGGCCCAGGCGAGTGGGGTGGGGAAGACACTGGCGTGGTGGGCGGTGAAGCCGGTCAGGCATTCCTCGTGGGCGATGGCGGGGATGCCGAGCCGAGTGGTCTCCATCAACTCGCGCTGGAGGGCGGCGAGCCTGCGTGCTCCGTCGGCGGGATCCACCGGCTTGGTGCCGAAGGGACGGGTGATGTGGCCCAGGCCGTCCTTGCTGGCCTGTTCGAAGTCGGTGTGGCGGGCGAAGACGTCCTGCATCGGAGCCACGTTTCCGCTGACGTGCTCGACTCCGGGCCAGGCGCTGCCGAGCTGGGCGAGCTTCTCCTCCAGGGTCATCTCCGCGAGCAGGGCGTCGACCCGCTCGGCATGGGGGCAGGCCGGGTCGGCCCAAGGTGTGGTCATGGTGCGTTCCTCGGGGTGGTGGCGCAGGACGGCGCGTGTTGTTCAGGAAGGAGAAGAGGCGGGCGGGGGTGCGGTGGAGGACCGGACGACGAGCTGGGTGGCCAGTTCCACCCGGTGGCTGTCCAGGGGATCGCCCGCGGTGAGCCGGAGCAGGGAGCGCAGTGCTGCGCGGCCGATCTCGGCGAAGGGTTGCCGGACAGTGGTCAGGGGCGGGGCCGAGGTGCTGGCGGCGGCGGTGTCGTCGAAGCCGACGACGCTGACGTCCTCCGGTACGCGCAACCCCTGGACCCGGGCGGCCTCGATGACGCCGAAGGCCTGAAGGTCGTTGGCGGCGAAGACTGCCGTGGGCGGATCGTCGAGGGCGAAGAGTTCCAGGGCGGCCTGGTACGCGGGTTCGAAGCGGAAGGCCCCCCGCTTGATGAGGTGGGGATCGGGCGTGAGGCCGGCACCGCTGAGCGCGGCCTGGTAGCCGTGCAGGCGAGCGGTGTTGCACACGGCGTCGTGCCGTCCCTCGATCATCGCGATCCGGCGGTGGCCGAGTTCCAGCAGGTGCTCGGTCGCTGCCATGCCACCGCTGAAGTTCGTCGCGCCGATGCTGGGCACGGTGTCGTCGGGCACGTTCATCGGGTCGATCAGCACCAGCGGGATGCCGTGCTGCGCGAACTGGGCGCGCTGGCGGGCGGTTAGTTCGGACGTCACCAGGATGACGCCCTCCCGCCCCGCGTTCGTGACCTTCCGGGCCCACGCAGCGCCCAGTGGGTCGTCGGGCGCCGTGCCGATGACGACGTCGACCCCTGCCTCGGCCGCGGCCTGGGTCACACCCTGGGTGATCACCAGATTGTTGGGGTTGACCAGTTGGTCGAAGGTCAGGTCGATGGCACGTACCGGCGACTGCGCGCCCCCCGGACCACGCGCCACGTAGTCGCGCTCGACCAGCAACTGTTCGACGCGTGCCCGGGTTTCGGGCGAGACGTCACTGCGACCGTTGACCACCTTCGACACGGTGGCCACCGATACCCCGGCCGCCTCGGCGATGCCGGTCAGGGTCGTCCGCTCGACGACTCTCTTCGCCATGCTGGTCCTTTCGAAGGTTTACGGGGAAGGTAGCGCAAGGTTTCGGAACGGTCCAGGGCGGGCTTGATAGGAAAGTTGTTTCGTCCAGTGTATTGACCGGCCGAAAACAGGCCTCTACTTTATCGGCCAGAAAACGCAGAGGTTTCGAAAAGTTTCGAATCGCATATCGCGCAGCTGGCGAACCCTGCGAGCCGTCCAGCGCGGTCGAACCTCTGAAGAGCCGAAGGAGCTCCCCATGCCTGCGAGAATCCCCTCCCATGTGCTTGTCGCCACCTCGGCGGCAGTCCTGGCCCTGACCCTCACCGCCTGCGGCAGCAGCGGGCGGACCGCCGGCGGCAGCTCCGGTGACGGCGCGCTGGCGTGGGCGCTGACCCAGGGGTCCGAAGCGACCTTCCGGGCGTCCGCCACGGAGTGGAACAAGGAACACCCCGACAGCAAGATCAACTACCAGTTCTTCCAGAACGACCCGTACAAGCAGAAGCTGCGCACCGCCGTCGGCGCCGGCAACGGCCCGGTCCTGTTCGAGAACTGGGGCGGCGGCGGACTGAAGACCTACGTGGACGCGGGCAAGGTCGCCGACCTCACCGCCGATCTGAACGCCGACCCCGAGTGGAAGAACCGCATCTTCCCCTCGGTGCTGGAGTCCACCACCTTCGACGGCAGGACCTACGGCGTCCCGGTCAACGGGGTGCAGCCCGTGGTCCTGTACTTCAACAAGCAGCTGTTCGAGGAGGTCGGCGCCGAGCCGCCGAAAACCTGGGACCAACTGCTCGC contains these protein-coding regions:
- a CDS encoding SGNH/GDSL hydrolase family protein, translated to MPLSRTQRILASAVSMLVLGAFPGVTAAAPSGERRPADSVLARVHTAGRVKDAGNMLEYSWPGVYFEGRVRGTGVGVVLNDSAADYDVQVDGVTVATLVTPGATTHWIRGLKSGVHTVRLVKRNDSPWSTSSFGGFVAVPGGAVLSRPAARSRQIEFIGDSLTVGYGNLSSSRDCNEDQLRRSTDADVSYGALTARRLGADYQINAYSGLGMVRNYNGGSPDVTYRTFYDRALLNVPGDVWRNPGTWRPGLVVVHLGTNDFSTPVNAGEPWTPDSLVAAYRNAYSAFLQKLRTRYGPGTTIVAVGAGQFAGHVQQVVREGTDAGDSRLRYWFLDDTGLDFLGCHWHYSAHDDRLVADRLTAFVNGLPIRW
- a CDS encoding glycoside hydrolase family 3 N-terminal domain-containing protein — encoded protein: MTTPWADPACPHAERVDALLAEMTLEEKLAQLGSAWPGVEHVSGNVAPMQDVFARHTDFEQASKDGLGHITRPFGTKPVDPADGARRLAALQRELMETTRLGIPAIAHEECLTGFTAHHASVFPTPLAWAAAFNPALVERMAHAIGTSMRRVGVHQGLSPVLDVVRDYRWGRVEETLGEDPYLVATSGAAYVRGLETAGIVATLKHFAGYSASRAARNHAPVSMGPREFADVILPPFETAIREGGARSVMNSYADVDGVPAGADAGLLTRLLREDWGFEGTVVSDYWSVAFLRTMHRIAADYGEAGARALTAGIDVELPDTLCYGEPLAELVRAGTVSEDLVDRAVRRVLRQKAELGLLDAGFTPEVDVEGPIDLDPPAHRALARELAEQSIILLDNREGLLPLAADTASIALVGPCANDANAFFGCYSFPNHVLPHHPGHDNGIEALSLLDALAMELPGALITYEQGCPVKDSDRDGFDAAVDAARQAEVCVAVVGDRAGLFGLGTSGEGCDAEDLSLPGVQGELVEALLATGTPVVLLVVSGRPYALGTYADRAAAVVQAFFPGEEGGPALAGVLSGRTTPSGKLPVQIPRTPGGQPGTYLHAPLGGNTEGVSNLDPSPAYPFGHGLSYTTFAYDGFEVSAHEIRTDGEVEISCVLRNTGEIPGSEVVQLYSADPIAQLPRPVTQLTGYARVRLAPGEQRRVTFRLHTDRLAYTGPDLKRIVEPGEITVMIGASSTDIRLTGTVHLTGPVREAGHDRVLNTPADVG
- a CDS encoding LacI family DNA-binding transcriptional regulator, which produces MAKRVVERTTLTGIAEAAGVSVATVSKVVNGRSDVSPETRARVEQLLVERDYVARGPGGAQSPVRAIDLTFDQLVNPNNLVITQGVTQAAAEAGVDVVIGTAPDDPLGAAWARKVTNAGREGVILVTSELTARQRAQFAQHGIPLVLIDPMNVPDDTVPSIGATNFSGGMAATEHLLELGHRRIAMIEGRHDAVCNTARLHGYQAALSGAGLTPDPHLIKRGAFRFEPAYQAALELFALDDPPTAVFAANDLQAFGVIEAARVQGLRVPEDVSVVGFDDTAAASTSAPPLTTVRQPFAEIGRAALRSLLRLTAGDPLDSHRVELATQLVVRSSTAPPPASSPS